In Heptranchias perlo isolate sHepPer1 chromosome 38, sHepPer1.hap1, whole genome shotgun sequence, a single window of DNA contains:
- the foxb1a gene encoding forkhead box protein B1a, whose amino-acid sequence MPRPGRNTYSDQKPPYSYISLTAMAIQSSPEKMLPLSEIYKFIMDRFPYYRENTQRWQNSLRHNLSFNDCFIKIPRRPDQPGKGSFWALHPNCGDMFENGSFLRRRKRFKVLKADHLAVSKQSDAAHYLQQQAKLRLSALAVSGSHLPQLPTYNMGVSQSTSFKHPFAIENIIAREYKNVVTSGLAFSAVQPMHAGYPMHNQLAPVGSSIGTAWPHMYSTSVMDTAPPLSVPSSDYSAYGVPIKPLCHGGQTLPAIPVPIKPTPATVPALPALPASISAILSNSPPALSPTSPQMATGQRSPSPSETLTNPGTALQSVAVH is encoded by the coding sequence ATGCCTCGACCGGGCAGAAACACGTACAGCGACCAAAAACCGCCGTATTCCTACATCTCCCTGACCGCCATGGCTATCCAGAGCTCCCCAGAGAAGATGCTCCCTCTGAGCGAGATCTACAAATTCATCATGGATCGTTTCCCCTACTACAGAGAGAACACGCAAAGGTGGCAGAATTCACTCAGACACAACCTGTCCTTCAACGACTGTTTCATTAAGATCCCTCGCCGACCAGACCAGCCCGGCAAAGGGAGTTTCTGGGCTCTGCACCCGAACTGCGGAGACATGTTCGAGAACGGGAGCTTCTTGAGACGTCGCAAACGCTTCAAAGTGCTGAAAGCGGATCACTTGGCCGTGAGCAAGCAGTCAGACGCTGCTCACTACCTCCAGCAGCAGGCTAAACTCAGACTGAGCGCCCTGGCCGTGTCCGGATCTCACCTGCCGCAGCTACCCACTTATAATATGGGGGTCTCTCAAAGTACAAGTTTCAAACACCCCTTTGCCATCGAGAATATCATCGCCAGAGAATACAAAAATGTAGTAACGAGCGGCCTGGCCTTCTCAGCAGTGCAGCCCATGCATGCGGGGTACCCCATGCACAACCAGCTTGCCCCAGTTGGCAGCTCCATTGGCACCGCATGGCCTCATATGTACAGTACCAGTGTTATGGACACtgcgccccctctctccgtgcccAGCAGCGATTACAGTGCGTACGGTGTGCCGATTAAGCCGCTGTGTCACGGCGGACAGACTTTACCGGCCATCCCGGTGCCCATTAAACCCACCCCGGCCACCGTGCCTGCACTGCCGGCGTTACCCGCGTCAATCTCGGCCATCCTGTCCAACAGCCCCCCGGCCCTGAGCCCAACCTCTCCGCAGATGGCAACTGGCCAGAGGAGCCCGAGCCCCAGCGAGACTTTAACGAACCCCGGAACCGCTCTGCAGTCGGTAGCCGTGCACTGA